The sequence AAAAGTTTAGCCGTCAGAGTGGAAAGTTCAGCTAAATGCTGGTCAGTGTTGCCTGTGGttgtttaaagccttttttaaaatattacctCGCAtcattttgaggtttttttatatgcaaaaaaatgtgatggttgattaaatttaaaaaaaaaagtgataaaatgtCAAGAGTAACAAACATTTGGAGATGGCTGATGTCATGtttgtgtacacacaaaaataaaattcagtctGAAATCATTATGTCTAACCCTGGCCCCAGGTTTTGTTCAGACATACCAGGAATGTTTGTCACGTAAATACCTTAAGATGCTCTTTAACACATACAGAACAAGTTGatcaagtgtttgtgtgtgttttaaccctttagggtgtgtccaaagAGAGAGGGGGACACTGAGGAGTCACAACAGCTGTTCAGTGCCAGCGCTCCACCTGCCAGTCTCAGTCTGCTGGGAAACTTTGAggtataacacacacacacacacacacacacacacacacacacacacacacacacacacacacacacacacacacacacacacactcagaattatctgttgtctttttcttcacTATTTTTGAGAATAGTCTATTTTCACTCATGCCATTTTTCATCCACAAGTCCATTTAAGTAATCAAATTCAACAGAATGCTGGACTAGTTATCATCCAGcagcttgttttctttttaaaaaatatttctttaagaACTTTGCTGACAGTCTGTCCTCataaagaaagttaaaaaagacaATCAAAGGTGTGTTGCATTTGTAAGAAAAatctttgttcttgtttcttcagGAGTGTGTGCTGAACTACCGCCTGGAGCCTTTAGGGACAGTGGAGGGTTTCACAGCTGAGGTTGGAGCCAGCGGGTCCTTCTGCCCCAGTCACCTGACCTTACCTGTGGATGTGTCATTCTACAGTGTCTCCGATGACAACGCTCCATCACCATATATGGTGAgattggttgtttgtttttttcccccccagtcagtcaatcaataaATTAGTCAACTTTTAATACCAGCTTGTAGGATTTAGCCTTGAACTGAAAGCCATATCTGCTACTGGCGTTCGATGTGTTCGAGCTCCGGTGTGTGTGACCTTTGTATGTCTGCTTGTGACACAgtgttggttgttttgttttttttcacagggtGTTATAAACCTGGAGTCCCTTGGAAAAAGGGGCTACCGTGTACCTCCATCAGGAACCATTCAAGTGGTGAGGAATCTCtcataaacataataataaacataaagtagaattaccacatttctgacaatgtcaacaaaaactgaaaatgtataagcttcgtaaaaaTGGAATTGACGGTAGAGCTGTTGTATTGTGTTGctttagattgcacaggtgtttctAATGAAGTGGCCAGTCAGTGTATATATATCTGCATGATGGTTTACACATGGCTGAGAACAAAGAGCTGATTATGCCAAGTAACAAAAGGAGAGGGAGACCCCTAGTGGTTAAAGAGGCAAATTCAACATGTTACATACAGAGTCAAggacatgtttttattgatttattgtgcTTCTTCTAAGCTCCTACCTTAGAATTTGAAAGGCATTTTCCTTCATGTATTTTCATAACATTATCAGGTACATTCTTATGTTCAttgtatgttctgtatgttgCTACCTGTCTAAATCCTGCCCTGttctctgcttctgctgctcaGACCTTATTCAACCCTAACAAGACGGTGGTAAAGATGTTTGTTGTGATGTACGACCTCCGAGCCATGCCAGCTGGACACCAGACCTTCCTACGCCAGAGGACCTTCTCTGTTCCCGTCCGCCGTGACGCAAATTATCAGACCAGCAGGAAGCCCCTCAGCCTGGGCCAGGTTCGCACCTTGCGCTACCTTGTTCATCTGAGGTGAGATAGCTGTCTTTTATGTTGATCCCAATATTTTATTGACTTGTGTCTTGTAAACACAAGAACTGAAATATTTCCAGCAACGGTGGAGTGTCTCCTCCCTTACTGATCCTCCCTCTCCAACCCCAACCAGGTTCCAGAGCTCTAAGTCTGGGAAGATCTACCTCCATAGGGACATTCGTCTGCTGTTTTCTAGAAAGTCCATGGAGGTGGACAGTGGTGCTGCCTATGAACTCCAGTCCTTCACAGAGTCCCCCATTGACCCACCATTCTCTCCCCGCTGCTAAGGTCtgactccctccctccctcctccacctgGCAGGCCACTACTGAAGCTTCACTCACACCTCGATGCCAGCGATAGACTCAGCCTGTTAGCCTATGGCTAGTATTTGAAAAGAGAAGAGATTTAAGGACAGCAGTCAACAAGACTCACCTGGCTTGTGCCCAAACTCTTTAAGTTTCATTCCTTTTGTCACCCAGAACTGACAAAGGGGGGCTAAGAGCCTGGGAGACTTGTCAGAAATGAAACCTTGTTCTCTGTTGAGTGCACGACCTTGGATCAGAGAGGCTGGGTCACAGGTTAGTTTTATAGGGTTTGGTTTGAGATCCTGAACTGCTGGTTAAGAAGGCCTTACCAGATTATGGATAGAAAATTCTTTTTCCTGCTGTTGTGTGTATCCCCTCCAGCGTCTGGCAGGAGAGTAGAGACCAGTGATTGTCTACAGAAGCAGTTAGACACTTAAAATTAATTCAGCAGAGTTTGTGCTACTttacaaatcaaaatgtttaattggACCTCTACGTGACATAATGAATAAGTGTTCAATCTCAATTAATATCtttataaatgaaatacaagGCCCTTTTAATGGttaaaaaaattgttttgaTATCAGATTGATTGAATTTAAAGTGACTCAGCTTTGACCCTGTGATTCCTGAGCTCGGCGCAGAGGGAGCACATAACGGAAGAGGAACTGGGTGGCAGACTGTGGTGCAACGCCATCCCCTCGTCCAAAAAAACGCATACCATGGACCACTAAAGAAGTCGAACACGCAATCAAGCTGGACTCAACTGAACACATCACAGAAGAACATCAGAAGtgcactgtggattttttttctcattataactggaaatgaaacagaaaatagtAATATTCTAATACTTTTGTACTGTTACAAAACCACTTTATAGGAAGTGTTGCAATAGAAAGAGTAACCTTAGTTTTAGTGTTTACACATTCACTTTCAGTTTACTTACCatcagtttatttaatatttaaattaatatttcagtaACTACTTGTGACGTCTGTCATGCTAAGATGATGTAGTGCAAACTGTATATCATAGTatgtatttttgacattaatattcaaatctgaaaaaaaaaatatatctatatatcttcTAAAGCAATCTTGAAATCTGCTCAGTCtctttgtgttattattttcctcactgtgttCCCTGGTCTATCACTTCATCTTCATACACTCACACTGGAGGGtttttgaataaaacataagTGACCTCTGCTGATATTCAGAGTTTCATTCTGAAATGAAACATCTAAAATGTATACTTGgtgcaaataaagaaaaacagaagtgcaaaTAAGGCATCACGGATGATAATATGATTTCCATACTCTTCACATGTGGCAGGAATGATGTGTGTGGTGAGACAGCTGTTTTTCTGCTGATGTTCTCAATTTAAACATGAGTGACTATATACTGGTACTACAAAACACCATTATAAATACATCCAGTATTTCGGCATTCAGGCCTTTTTTAGAacgttgttgtttttcatacaTATGTAGCACAATGTGCTCCTCCGGTAAATCAAAGCATTATATGTGCATTATGTTTGGAATAAATCATGAATTAGGTCATGTACATATGGATTCGGAAACAACTATTTACTAAATTTTATAGTTGAAAGTGAAAAGTGTTCTTGATGTAGTCATAGTAGTAGTTGCAGCACTTTCCGAAATATGGGGGCACAAAAAGTAGATGATGCCTTCCAGATATTTTCTTTATGGAActgtaaacaaagacaaatgacaaatgttccattaaataattttaaattattttttttaattgtcctGAAATAcgcaacaagaaaaaaatataccaGTCACAAATACCTGGTACATGTGAGTGTTTCAGCAAAGATAATGTTTGAGTGCAAAAATGAATCTTActcaaactgttgttttaacaatTCTGTTACCAGTGTCCCATTTGacttgtaaatacatttaaaaattctATGAAAACAGATGAGAAACAAGCCTGTGATAAGGGATGAAAAACAGATCAATGCTAGAATTGGTAACAGCCTGGGTTAACCTTAGAGGGGGACGATTTATCGGATCAggcacatttacagtacagttttcCAACACAATACTTGGACAGAAGACACCGCAAACCTGTGGACTGGTAGCTGCTGAACACATTTGTCAAGGAAAATCAGTATTTTTGTTAAGATAAACTTAAAGTTagcaaaatgttcaattttaaGATCAACAggagaaaaataacaacactgacatactcCTTGACTCTTAATGCTTGAAGACAGCAGTTATTTACCACTTCTCATAAGACCACAGGTTGTAGAAGTTGAAACCGCCACACAACAATCTACAAAAGCTGATCATAGTTGTTGGGTACTGCTTGGCACACAAAGCTTGAAATGGTGGGTGGCCATTTACCATGGCTGCCACTGGGTTCTTAAATGCTTCCTCTGCTCAGTCTCGCCCCATTTGTATGcatcattaatttatttttatggtTGTGGGTTTTTATTGGTGTGTCTAAAGTGACTGTTTAAATGTGTATACTGTGCTGCTCGGTCCCCCAGTAATCTAACACAATGTGAGTATAGCAACCCGCTTCTGCCATATAACACTGCATGAATAAAAATTATCGGTGTGTAAATCCACATATAACTAACTGAACCTCGCCTGTGTTAATCAGTACAGTATTCATCATCCTCCAGCTCTAAGGATTATTTGAGTGAAATCTGGATTTGCGTTACAGCACATGGGTCTTACAGCTGATCAGCATGTTATGCAAcgtaagaaaaaaaaccttatcCTGTCCCAGCACTGCGTGGGCGTTCACGACAGGAGTGCCCGATCGTGAACGCGCATGGTGTCTCCGCATGTGACGTAGGAGTTCTTCTTGAGCGCTCGCTCGGCTGCACGGCAGGACTCGTGTGTGTTCGGAAAGTCGGAGCACACGAGTGACAGAGGATTTGTGGATCACTTGCCCAACTAGTGAGCAAACCTCTCGATTAGAGATCAcgacaatataaaaaaaagatgtcgGGGGATAACGAAGAAACGCAGACGGCCGAGGGGACACCAGTGGACGATAAGGTAACAGGTGCAGCGGTGAAGAAGTAGCGGGAGCGCGGGTTGACTTTGTTTTAGCTACGTAAGTTAGCTTAACGCTAGCCTCTGCGCCCCCCGCGCTCCTTATTGTTGACATATCAACCGTTGTCAGCCATTAACCCCCGGTTGGTTTAGTGAAACTGTGTAGACCAGCCATGTAACAACACTGAGTTACCGCTTAGCTGGCCTGCCATTCAGCTGCTGATAGAGCGACTGTTTCGGGTGGTTAGTGTGAATGTcagctagctaatgttagcagctcAAGCTAACCCAACTGTCATTAGCTcagctgctaacgttagcttccACCGAAAAGATCGCTGTATTCTGGCTCGAAGCCTACACTAATCTTATCTTCAGTGCCACTTTATTTGTCGCACGTTTCCATGATGCTAGACTTCTGCCTATCTAATAGTCCACAGCTTTTATCACAACAAGCAGGAGGGTTTCTGGCAGCATATTTAGCGGTTAATTCTGCGTTTACACAACCGGTGGTCCAACCCACACTAGCTCACTGTAGGTTAGCTCCACTGTCTAACAGCTAATGTTACCAATAAAACGCAGTGCGATCATTTGAAtctttaactttacttttacgCCAAGTTATGTCAGTGAGGTGAGTACATAAAATGCCAGCTGACAGCTACATATATTCAGGCTGGCATTGCTTCAAAAGTGTTGGAAATTGGCAGTCAATAGTCATTTGTAGGTTCTATCAAGCACATTTTAGTTGATAAAATACACCGTCAAATACCGCAGTGTCACAAGCTAACACATGTTTTTCAGTGGGAGCCTGGAAGCACCCGGTGAATGTAGTTTCTTATTATTGTGCAATACAGCAAGAAAGCTCTCTACTTTATTAATCCCGAGGGAGATTTAAGTGTCACAACAGCACCTTCCAgcacaaatcacacacaacaataaaataaaaaaaaaatagttaaatagaaaatagaaaaggttATTATACATTGTGCAGTATTTATATGCATTGTATACAATAAAATGAGAGTAGTGGAATAGATAAAAATAGTTATCCATTGTGCAGTGATTATATACATAgtatatgataaaaaaataagaataagatTATTATATGGTGTGCAATAGAGACAGTTATTATTACATAGTGTGCATCTTTCTCACTGTCTTAATGCTTGTGGTATTTTTCAGGAAGCTCAGGACAAGATGATCAGTCCCGAGAAGGCAGAGGAGGCTAAACTGAAGGCCAGATATCCAAATTTAGGAAATAAACCCGGAGGCTCTGATCTGCTTCGCAAACGCCTCCAGAAGGGGGTGAGTTATctcttgtgtttgtctgcaaaTCAGTCAGGATTCACTAATGGGCAGTCTCAAAACCCTCTGTCATAGAGATGCACCAATACTGATATCggataccattattttaataaataacaatttgcatctatgtttatttgttaagttttgttttacaaagcaatgtttaagtcaagcTTGATGTTGccttacacaaaaaaaatgatccCAGTCTCTCCCACACAGTGAGGCGtacagcttattaattaaacactggtatcGGATCAGTACTAGGTATCAGCTGATACCCAAAGCCCAGGTATCGGTATTGGGACTGAAAATCAGATAGGTGCATCcctattctgtcattttttatttgtaacattgcACTTAAACTTGAGTTGGTACATctaaactgagaaaataatcttaacCCAAGGGCCATTAACCTTCAGTTAAGGCTAGGTTTTAGAAACACTTCtcagtaaaacacaatataattcaacaacaccacaaactgcagcctccaaaatgaccataaagttggATCAAGACCTCttaacagtttcaacaaaaactgaacagtaTAACCTTCATGATGGTAGGATTAATTGCAGGGTTGTTTTGTGTTAGATTGAGTTCGTTTTGACTAGGTTTATGTAATAAATCTGGCAACTGTGTATTTATAACACCGCCTCCATATAGATAAACATGAAGTAATACTGTGATGCTAAAACAAGTGCATCGCACATATTATAAATGGGAAGTTGTCATAATTGACAAATCATTTCTTGAGTAAAAATACCAGCAAACACATCCTGGCAGCTGATTTGAAATGATCACTCTGAGTTCTATTAAGAACTTGTGATGAGCACTtgccattatttatttatttttttttttagtattttgtcAGAGCAAAAattcaaatgattaatcagtagTTAAACTAATCCGAAAAACGaactaaactgaaaacagtttttcagcttttctttgtatttaagagttctgaaatgattatttgatgaattgatttttttgattcAGAGAAGATTAATTACTACATAATTTATCAggtaaaacaaacactaaatcAAACACTTGATGGTTACAGGTACACAAAGCTGTTTGCTTTTGTCATATttcatataattttatttaatactttaagtaagCAATTGTGTGACTTGTGATTGGCATTTGACAGAAgttataacattttaaagtgGAATGGTTTgattaatcataaaaacaattGATACATTtaccaataaagaaaaaagtcatTACTTCCAACCCTACACTAGATATATTTATCTGTTCTGCAAAACCAGTTTAAAACCTTAAAACAAGTTCACAATTAATGTAAATTGCTCTCCATACCATATAATTAAAATGAGCTAGGCCAATTGTTAAATTGGTATTATTACATCTAAACCACCAAACCTGTTGATGTTCCACGCTGCTTGctatgtaataaaatatttatataatattgaaTATTGACAATAGTGTGACCTTGTATTAATCACAGGTGCTGTTTCTGTTCACTTTTCATAGTTTACAACTTATAATTGTGAATCTTGTGTCTGATGTTTCTCTGTAGCAAAAGTACTTTGACTCTGGCGACTACAACATGGCTAAAGCGAAGATAAAGAACAAGCAGTTGCCGACAGCTGCACCAGAGAAGACCGAGATCACAGGGGACCACATCCCCACCCCCCAGGACCTGCCCCAGAGGAAACCTTCTCTGGTGGCCAGTAAACTGGCAGGCTGATGCACACACGGCCTTGACAGCCCCTGCAGCACCTCCCAGCCCTAACTCCCCCCCGACCCCCACCACTCAAGTCTCAGAGCTGTAACATTACCTCTCCCACCCCTCACAGTACCACCTGTCCCCTGCCTTTGCCTCCTCCCCACTAGCCTGGACCCCACCTAACAGGAAACCACACCTAGCACCCAGCGAACTGGCTTGCTGATACCCTCAAAtcctctttatttttgtttccacCCCATCTGGCCATTTCTCTACTGCCTCCTGTTCTAATTTTTGTCTCTCCCTACTTCCCCAAACTGACTGCCCTTCTTTTATTGTCCTCTTACTTTTCCATGttccttttatttcctctttacTCCCATGTAAGATACACTGAAAGACAGGACATCCAAGTGTGAGTGTGATGGAGCAGACTGTGACGCCTTTGTACGACTGATGGACGACTGATAGCACGGTGTTTACTGGCTGAAGAGATGGGGGCGAGCAGCAAAGCTGCGTCTTGTCTGGTTGGAGGGCTTTAGTATGGTGATCAGGATCCCTCAGTTTGGAAGTGTATATATTTCCTTTTGTTGGCACAGGGGCAGATGTCAGCCTTTTAGAACGTTTTACATCAGATTTGTATCATTCACTGTATGTCCTTATTCTAAATTATGCTGTCAATATGCTTGAGTGATTGACTGAATATAGTAATCCAGAGGCCAAGCTCAGTTTTGTTAACACTTTG comes from Thunnus maccoyii chromosome 1, fThuMac1.1, whole genome shotgun sequence and encodes:
- the arpp19a gene encoding cAMP-regulated phosphoprotein 19a; the encoded protein is MSGDNEETQTAEGTPVDDKEAQDKMISPEKAEEAKLKARYPNLGNKPGGSDLLRKRLQKGQKYFDSGDYNMAKAKIKNKQLPTAAPEKTEITGDHIPTPQDLPQRKPSLVASKLAG